From Streptomyces sp. GSL17-111, one genomic window encodes:
- a CDS encoding NifU family protein — MASDDARARATVARAEELLSGLDALPDSAAAARARETVETLVGLYGEALDRVVTHTGGDEAVLRRLADDELVGHLLLVHDLHPDPPSVRARRALDAVAEHLGRHGVTVAAEELTDEAVRVRITGTARGCNAPPDPPERTVRDALAGAAPDLAHVEVETAPDPAPETLISVDSLFQRPAPTPAGQP, encoded by the coding sequence ATGGCATCGGACGACGCCCGGGCCCGCGCGACCGTGGCCCGGGCCGAGGAACTGCTCTCCGGACTCGACGCCCTGCCCGACAGCGCGGCGGCGGCCCGCGCCCGGGAGACCGTCGAGACCCTCGTCGGCCTCTACGGCGAGGCGCTCGACCGCGTCGTCACGCACACCGGGGGTGACGAGGCGGTCCTGCGGCGGCTGGCCGACGACGAACTCGTCGGCCACCTCCTCCTCGTCCACGACCTGCACCCCGACCCGCCGTCCGTGCGGGCCCGCCGCGCGCTGGACGCCGTCGCCGAGCACCTCGGGCGGCACGGCGTCACCGTGGCGGCGGAGGAGCTGACCGACGAGGCCGTCAGGGTGCGGATCACCGGCACCGCACGGGGCTGCAACGCGCCCCCCGACCCGCCCGAGCGGACCGTCCGGGACGCGCTCGCCGGGGCCGCCCCCGACCTCGCACACGTCGAGGTGGAGACGGCCCCCGACCCCGCGCCCGAGACCCTCATCTCCGTCGACTCCCTCTTCCAGCGCCCCGCCCCCACCCCCGCGGGACAGCCGTGA
- a CDS encoding DUF5947 family protein gives MTGPPAAPRLRAVARRATARTPGGAASGGPAAEERCDLCAERLAPDHRHLLDLLTDAVSCACRPCSLLFDRHEAGGAHYRLLPQRRLRLTGTPIDDHLWAGLGVPVDLAFFTRSAESGQVIARYPSPLGTLRAHPDPAVWQEVLATDPALGGLADDVEALLVHRAADRREQWLLPLDDCYRLAALVRAHWKGLGGGTEVWQHVETFFRNLDAAPATDDHSTPQEASWVSP, from the coding sequence GTGACCGGCCCGCCCGCCGCCCCCCGGCTCCGGGCCGTGGCCCGCCGCGCCACGGCCCGCACGCCCGGCGGCGCGGCGTCCGGCGGCCCGGCGGCCGAGGAGCGCTGCGACCTGTGCGCGGAGCGCCTCGCCCCCGACCACCGGCACCTGCTCGACCTGCTGACCGACGCGGTGTCCTGCGCCTGCCGCCCCTGCTCGCTGCTCTTCGACCGCCACGAGGCGGGCGGCGCCCACTACCGCCTCCTCCCGCAGCGGCGGCTGCGGCTGACGGGAACGCCGATCGACGACCACCTGTGGGCCGGCCTCGGCGTCCCCGTCGACCTGGCCTTCTTCACCCGCAGCGCCGAGTCCGGGCAGGTCATCGCCCGCTACCCGAGCCCCCTGGGCACCCTGCGGGCCCACCCCGACCCGGCCGTCTGGCAGGAGGTCCTGGCCACCGACCCGGCCCTGGGCGGCCTCGCCGACGACGTCGAGGCCCTCCTCGTCCACCGGGCGGCCGACCGGCGTGAGCAGTGGCTGCTGCCGCTGGACGACTGCTACCGCCTGGCCGCCCTCGTGCGCGCCCACTGGAAGGGACTGGGCGGCGGCACCGAAGTGTGGCAGCACGTGGAGACGTTCTTCCGGAACCTCGACGCGGCGCCCGCCACCGACGACCACAGCACTCCGCAGGAGGCGTCATGGGTATCACCGTAG